In one window of Nitrososphaerota archaeon DNA:
- a CDS encoding NADH-quinone oxidoreductase subunit A: MALFGDLGSVFIMGLVGVVFTLPVVIAPRLLAPRRPNPIKNAPFECGQVPVGSGKAHFMMQYYAYLLMFIVFDVLSMFLYAWAAAYKPMALGLSSDWMLTLFMGLVFVPMGFALVLAGRREIW; encoded by the coding sequence ATGGCCCTCTTTGGCGACCTGGGCTCAGTCTTCATCATGGGACTCGTCGGAGTAGTCTTCACCCTGCCGGTAGTCATCGCCCCCCGACTCCTCGCCCCGAGGCGCCCCAACCCCATCAAGAACGCGCCCTTCGAGTGCGGCCAGGTCCCGGTAGGTTCAGGCAAGGCGCACTTCATGATGCAGTACTACGCCTATCTTCTGATGTTCATAGTCTTCGACGTCCTTTCGATGTTCCTCTACGCCTGGGCCGCGGCCTACAAGCCCATGGCCCTCGGCCTGTCGTCCGACTGGATGCTCACGCTCTTCATGGGCCTCGTCTTCGTCCCCATGGGCTTCGCCCTGGTCCTGGCCGGAAGGCGCGAGATATGGTGA
- a CDS encoding NADH-quinone oxidoreductase subunit C, with amino-acid sequence MSKPTPGTQQPAKPAAPTAAAPPSPPSQPKPEPARAKKLASTITAQFPDAKVDYLREKRLKVTVSSATIKAVATMVRDDLGFDHPSAVSGVDWIAKNEIEIIYFIGSLTREGLRDFVLAIAERVPRASPVAPSLIDVWTGVEYHERESQEMLGIDFKGNPFKGHFLLPEDWNDMPPLRKDYVSPGR; translated from the coding sequence ATGAGCAAGCCGACTCCAGGGACCCAACAACCTGCGAAGCCCGCAGCACCCACTGCTGCCGCCCCTCCCTCTCCCCCTAGCCAGCCGAAGCCCGAACCCGCCCGTGCGAAGAAGCTCGCCTCGACCATCACCGCGCAGTTCCCAGACGCGAAGGTCGACTACCTTCGGGAGAAGCGGCTCAAGGTCACAGTCTCAAGCGCTACGATCAAAGCGGTCGCTACCATGGTTAGAGACGACCTCGGCTTCGACCACCCCAGCGCCGTTAGCGGGGTCGACTGGATCGCCAAGAATGAGATCGAGATAATCTACTTCATCGGCTCCCTCACCAGAGAAGGGCTCAGGGACTTCGTCCTCGCCATCGCCGAAAGGGTGCCCCGCGCGTCCCCGGTCGCTCCTTCCCTAATCGACGTCTGGACGGGGGTCGAATACCACGAGCGTGAGAGCCAGGAGATGCTCGGCATCGACTTCAAGGGGAACCCCTTCAAGGGCCACTTCCTCCTTCCCGAGGACTGGAACGACATGCCCCCACTGAGGAAGGACTACGTGTCTCCGGGGAGATAG
- a CDS encoding NADH-quinone oxidoreductase subunit D, which produces MTIQTEYDPDSDRIMAVSFGPQHPGAGHFRIKLWLDGDYLVRSEPDPGYIHRGEEKMSEYRNYIQNVPHLERPVILDSCGILFPYALAVDELMNNKIPDRGQYLRVIMAEMNRIISHMYFIAIEGLFTGHTTMITWCMGDRDFWIDLAERIGGARVTFAYIIPGGVRNDMPAGLTEKALDTCDWFEKRMDEYEKIFFKNPMVLTRMRRVGVLSKEDAIRLGAVGTVLRASGVKMDVRKDEPYSHYEDFDFEVPSLDGGDAWSRAYMALLEMRQSVKIIRQAFKNIPQGPVRLKLGPQPRVPAGEVYARTEAARGEMSYHLISDGSPRPYRLKIGSPSFKNLRVLPHLLRNVHVADIPIIYWSLNYWPLEADR; this is translated from the coding sequence ATGACAATCCAGACAGAATACGACCCGGATTCGGACAGGATAATGGCCGTCTCCTTCGGCCCCCAGCACCCTGGGGCGGGGCACTTCAGAATCAAGCTCTGGCTCGACGGCGACTACCTGGTCCGGTCCGAGCCCGACCCTGGCTACATCCACCGGGGCGAGGAGAAAATGAGCGAATACCGGAACTATATCCAGAACGTCCCGCACCTGGAACGCCCGGTCATCCTAGACAGCTGCGGCATCCTCTTCCCCTACGCCCTGGCGGTGGACGAGCTGATGAACAACAAGATCCCCGACCGCGGCCAGTACCTCAGGGTCATAATGGCCGAGATGAACCGCATCATCTCCCACATGTACTTCATCGCCATCGAGGGGCTGTTCACCGGCCACACCACGATGATCACCTGGTGCATGGGGGACAGAGACTTCTGGATCGACCTGGCCGAAAGGATCGGAGGCGCCAGGGTAACCTTCGCCTACATCATCCCCGGGGGAGTCAGAAACGACATGCCGGCAGGGCTCACTGAGAAGGCCCTGGACACCTGCGACTGGTTCGAAAAGCGCATGGACGAGTACGAGAAGATATTCTTCAAGAACCCCATGGTCCTCACCAGGATGCGGAGGGTCGGGGTCCTCTCAAAGGAGGACGCAATCCGCCTCGGCGCCGTTGGCACGGTCCTGCGCGCCTCCGGGGTAAAGATGGACGTCAGGAAGGACGAGCCCTACAGCCACTACGAAGATTTCGACTTCGAAGTCCCGTCCCTCGACGGCGGCGACGCCTGGTCCAGGGCGTACATGGCCCTCCTCGAGATGAGGCAGAGCGTGAAGATAATCAGGCAGGCCTTCAAGAACATCCCTCAGGGCCCTGTCCGGCTCAAGCTTGGCCCCCAGCCCAGGGTCCCAGCCGGGGAGGTCTACGCGCGCACCGAGGCCGCAAGGGGCGAGATGAGCTACCACCTGATATCCGACGGTTCCCCGAGGCCGTACCGCCTGAAGATTGGGAGCCCCAGCTTCAAGAATCTCAGGGTACTCCCCCACCTTCTGAGGAACGTCCATGTGGCAGACATTCCAATAATCTATTGGAGTTTGAATTATTGGCCGCTCGAAGCGGATAGGTAG
- the nuoB gene encoding NADH-quinone oxidoreductase subunit NuoB, producing MVTVQKSGALQVLVGKFDGILQYSVGDPLRYLANWGRLYSLWPVHLETACCSVEVGAAAGSRFDMERFGALEAFGSLRACDLIIVMGTVTRKLAPRLKMIYDQMAEPKWVIAMGACSITGGLYFDSYNVLRGIDDIIPVDVYVPGCPPRAEALLQGIVLLQEKIRKAPSLSGA from the coding sequence ATGGTGACCGTCCAAAAGTCCGGTGCCCTCCAGGTCCTGGTCGGGAAGTTCGACGGCATCCTCCAGTACTCTGTGGGAGACCCCCTCCGATACCTCGCCAACTGGGGGCGCCTCTACTCCCTCTGGCCCGTCCACCTCGAGACCGCTTGCTGCTCCGTGGAAGTGGGCGCCGCCGCAGGGTCACGCTTCGACATGGAGCGCTTCGGAGCCCTGGAGGCCTTCGGCTCCCTCCGCGCCTGCGACCTAATCATAGTGATGGGCACCGTCACACGCAAGCTCGCTCCCCGGCTCAAGATGATCTACGACCAGATGGCCGAGCCAAAGTGGGTCATCGCCATGGGCGCGTGCTCGATCACCGGCGGACTCTACTTCGATTCCTACAACGTCCTCCGGGGCATCGACGACATAATCCCGGTCGACGTCTACGTCCCCGGCTGTCCCCCCAGGGCTGAGGCCCTCCTCCAGGGAATCGTTCTCCTCCAGGAAAAGATCCGGAAAGCTCCCAGCCTTAGTGGTGCGTGA